Genomic DNA from Perca fluviatilis chromosome 12, GENO_Pfluv_1.0, whole genome shotgun sequence:
GAGGAAGACACCTCTTCTTCATCTGAGCCTGCTGAACAATCTGACCCATCTGGGCCAGTGCTGGGCTCTCTAGAACCAGACCTGGACCTGGAAACATCTCGTTCATTGGATGAGCTGGCCCTCTGTTCCTTGTCATGGTTGGGAGAAAGTGTCTGAGGCTGCTCCTGCAACGTATCTGAGGAACTGGCATCTGATGAGGGCATGGGTTTCCAGGCACCTGCATGATACATGTTAAGATATGTTAGGCCATTTCAAGGCAGCAGTAAAAGGTGTTTTCAGACCAAATGCAAAGCAAAGTTTTTACCTTGCGTTACTTGCCGGAGGCGGCTGGAGTGTTTTGTTGTAGTATTTCGCAAGTCGTGAATATTCGCCCTTACTTTAGTTACGTTAAAACATTATGTGCTAACTTGGTTCGTAGTACCCCAAGTAGCTGGAATCCAGTAACAAATATTATATTTTCAGAACGTACCATGTACTCCTATTGCTTCGCTCACTTTTCTCCAAGCCCTCCCTTTTTGTTCCGTCTCTGTACAGTACTGACTGGGGATTTGAACTCCTACTTTGGAGTCTATACTTTGAACTCTATATTCACTACAAGTATTCAATAATAAATATTCACTGCTGGTTTAAAAAGAGCAAACAAGGAGAAAGATGATATCTAGCAATTCTGATTGTCTTGGAGGCCTGAGGTGTGGGAGGTAACAAGACACTAGAATTTAATGATGTGTTTTAAGGAAATATATTGGTTGTAATATTGCACTTGTGTCAATGTTACACATCAAATTGATAATACAAATAACATTTGCCAGTTTGTGGTGAATAGAAAGTTGAGTTTCACTTTTGTTAGTTGACACTCTTGGTACCTGATCAGATACAGCGATTTTAGATACAAATTAAGGAACAAAATCAATTCAAGTTTTTgtagttttcttaaaaaaagcaATGAAGAAAGCCTGACCTGCTGTAGCTTTAAATCCTCCACTTTCTgcagctgtctgctctgcttCAGGAGAGGAAGACTTTATCTgtttaacaggagaagaagATGTGGATCTGGCTGGGGAGGAGTTGTCAGACTGCCCATCACTTGACTCAGACCTGGACTTGGATCTGTTCAAGCCCACAGAGACGGATTTAGACTTTGACCTTCTTCCACTCTTCCTAGGAGATTTGGACTTCCTCTTGACAGGTAGTGGTGAGTGTGACTTTGACCGATGTCTTTGAGACAACGAGCGAGATTTGGAGCGTTTGCCAGACCTCGGTGGAGAACGATTTCTCCTGGCGGGGGAACGGGAGCGCCGTCGAGAGGAAGGGGTTTTGGATCTGGTCCGTTTGCGGGGACTTTTAGACCTGGAGCGCCGGTTGCGCTTGAGGACTACAACCGATCGTGACCGAGTTCGCCTGCCCCGGCGGGTCGACCGGGAGCGTGAGCGGCGGGATCTGGGGGGTGGTGACCTCCTACGTTTAGACAAAGATCGACTCCTGGAGCGCCTACCTCCTGCACGTCTTGCCGGTGACCGCGACCTGGAGCGACGAACAGGGCGTCTTGATTTAGAGATGGAGCGACGGTTTCTAGTGATGGAACGTGACCTTGAACGCCTGCCAACTGCACCACCTCGTCTAGGTGATCGGGCCCTGGAGTGGGTTGTGCCTCCACGGGGACGTGACTCTGACCTTCGACTTCTCCTtggagaccgagagagagagggagacctGCGCCCACCACGTTTAGGGGATCGTGACACCTTTCTTTTAGGAGAGCGGGAACTTCTGCGTCGCTTTGGCGAAACAGACAATGAACACCTCCGACGTTTAGGAGACTTCGACTTCCTTGGAGACTTTGATTTCTTCTTTGGGGTGAGGGAGCGAGAGGTGGACCGGGACTGACAGATGGCTCTCTTGGGAGACGGGGTGAGAGACTTCCTTCTAGATTTAGGGGACAGAGAGCGGGACAGAGAGCGGGAAAGTTGTCGAATCTTTAAAGGAGTTGTAGACCGTTTTCCCTTAGAGGTTGACCTGGAATGGGTTCTTGACCGTTCTTtctttgctgctgctgtttgccCATCAGAGTGCTGCCTGCTAGGACTAGATGTTGGGGAACGACTATGACTTGACCCAGACCTCTTAATGTCTATGCCCCTGGGAGGGGAAGGAGACCTGGACCTGGATGAATCGCGCTCCCTGTCCTTAGCCCTCTGAACTGAATTTGCCTGATCTTTCAGGCCTGGGTCATCTCTTGCAGTAGCACCTTCCTGTTTAGGGATGATGTCAGGGAGTTCCTGGGCATGGCTGAATGTACCATCAGCATGACTACCCTCTGTCTTAACATTAACTGTCACTGTCTGTGTTATCTCATCCTGGCCTGCAGAGGGGGACCTCATATCTTTTTCTGATCGATTGGTGTTACTGCCCTTCCCTCCAGATGGGGACACATCCATATCTGATATCTCCTCTTTCTTCACTCCAAGCAGTTCAGGTTTCTCCCCTCGTTTGCTTTTTGAAACCAGTTTGGACACTGGGTCTTGCAGTTCAGATGCTGCAGCAGGAGAGTATTTGCCATCAGCAGCCCCTTTCCCTACTTCACCTTCAGACTCAGAGCCTGAAGCTGAGCTGCTTTCAGATGGGGAGCGAGATGGGGATTTCTTCTCctgcttttcttctttcttcctcttcttcttcttcttcttggcagcgtgtcttttgtgttttttggatTTTGCATCTCCCTCCGTGTCTGCACGATCTGAGAGGAGAAGtgatggtatttttttttttaaccaaataacAAGAATAATCCATTACTTTCTAAGAAAATATGAGTTGTATTTGTGTGAAGGTCTCCTACCTGTAATTACATCCCTTCTGCACTCCTCCTTTAGCCCAGCTGGGTCTCCAGCTCCTGTAGCTGCTGCCAGTCTGGCACTACAAAcacaaaggaaaagaaaaattgCAGCTCTTCCTTGTTAATGTATGCATTTTGTAATGGAAATTCATGTTCAAAACCTGTGGCTAACGCTTAATAATATGAAGTTGGAGGAgcaaaatatatgaaatattgACCAAAAAAATGCTCACTATTACATAACTTTTGTAAGCTAACTtgaattttattaaaaaaaaaaaaaaaaaaaggtttataaTACATCTACCAAGTCTCAGACGGCAGTACATTTAGTTTACACAATGTGTGTTTGAATTAAAATGTTAGTTCTTCTGACCTGGCTCTGGTGGTCCTGACAGCCCTCGGCGGCGGCGGAGGCTCTGCATCTGACTCAGCACCGGATTCTGAACTGCTTTCCTTTTcccccttcttcttcctcttcttcttcttgctcttgtgttttctgtgcttCTTGTTTTTCTTGTGGGGTGGCTCATTCCCTTCTTTGGCATTCATTTCATCTTTCTCAGGTGCCTCGTCATCACCTGCACAGGGCAGCCAGTATTTAAGATTACACAAGTATTTTTCAAATCCATAACATGTACAAAACCTAAAGCAAGTTATGTGATTAGTGCTGCACTTATAATGAGTAACCTAAATGTAATGTTGATCTGAAGGCTTGTGTTGATTATCATTTTACTATGTAAAATGTCTTAAGTAGACACTAGAAATACAACCAATGGCTATTTTTCCACGCAACATGCAAGCATGCAGTTGGAAGGcaaataggaaaagatgttacATATTAATAAGTGACACAATGTTTGAAattctctaggttttgacataaatgcagatataaatgtaataaaaaaaaaattatcgattttcaaatatcgcacctgtcaatacagaacgagaTATTctatagcctattttgccgtcaatactgccgacattgtctttgctgtaatcaaatcagtatatatttatgtttaacatgaagtatactactgcttgagtgcagtaaatcaatacatgacaaacacacatgtacagacaaggctagcagcagcagtgctACGTCAGACACGTtaccacgcagccgccacgcaacagaaatgcCATGCTCACGcaacgcagccagtgtgtggcCAGCGTTAGATATAATGCTATTTTATCCAATACAGATGGAATACACATAACAAGCCATGGCATGATAAACCGTACTTATTTGTGTGACTAATAAGTCGTTTTGGACGTCAGTATTTGTTTAACGTATTGAGTACTCACTTCTTAATTGCTTTGTAACTATCAATATCCTACAATGATGTGCTCATGCCAGCCACCAAGCTAATCCTACTAGATTTTCCGCAGTAGTCTGCGTTTCCGGTGTTACACAGTGGTCGGGCATACACCGATTACGTTACCAGCAGGTAGCAAGCAAGATATGAGAACTGGGTTTGGGTCTTGTAGAATTTATTCACCTACAGATAAACTTTACACAGACTGAACTGCTAAGTTTGCAGCTATAACTTTACTGCTAACTTCAGACTCAACAGCAATCACACAATGACACTATTTGTGCCACCGTGTAGAAGACAACGAGCGGACGTGCATCAGCTTGTCGTCCGGATGCACTCCGCATTGTTTTTACGTTTATACGCTTAGGCGGTGCACAAAAACTGTATAAtggcaggaaaaaccctgtggTTGTTTAACAATGAAGACAACAACTCTTCTACTTCAAGACGTCATCAAAAACTCATTTTGGACCCTGTTTTTTGCAAGTATGCAAGGACTCTATAAAAAATTGAATGAGAGTACTTAAATATGGAAGTTACttaaaatgcccatccctagtaaaacttaaaagtgtatgtgtgtctaggGATGTAACTGTGAAAATGTAATTCATTATCACagtatttttaaaagtgtgttcaatatgttcagaaagTGTAACAGTGTTcattatattacaaaaatataggcaaaaccttatcaaaagtgcaacttTTAACATCAAAGGAACAAGGGTTcagcatgtaaacagcttatttGTCAGGAACATTTCCAGTAGAGCAGGTTTGAAATTATACAAACCCAAACATTCAAGCTAAGACATAAAGAACTATATGTAAACAAATCAAAGAAAGACCACTAATTATATACTTGTTTTTCACGGTTTCCACACCgtgataataatgatattttaaatgaaaacggtaATTGTTATCATCAACATTTTTACCATTTTACCATTACACCGgtaatcgttacatccctacgtGTGTCTTATCCAGTACTCACCTGAGGGGATGTCCAATGCACATTCCATTGTGCGGTTGTCCCTGATTTTGTAAAATGCCCTCTTAATGACACTGGCGTGCTGCACCGTCACTCAACACTGGCAAGGGAAACAAAAGGTATTGAAACTTAAGCAACAAATAATGCAGCACAAACACAAGAGGACATATAGATGTCATAGCTATGCTACAGCAAAATGTAAGTAACACCATCTTGATAACCTAAACTACTAATAGGGGTTTCATCAGTCCGCTTTAGCCGAGCCGAAACAAAAACAGCCTCCAAAATTTAGCTGAATCAATATCTCTTTAAAACAGTTTGGACAAAAACTTAACATACATGAAGGTAGGATTTACCACACGCCTGTTGTATCAGACTACTGTTGTATATGACCCATTtgtgactgaaaccaattgtcattgaaatatccCAAGAATATCTACAGGTTCAGGCTTGGAGCTGATCAGTTTCCAACTAATGTTGAAATGAGacagaaaaaataaagataaaactaAATGTTGAGGTCTCATTCCCTCTCCTTCCTAAACAGGTATTGTGATAAGCATTGATATCAGAAGAACACCTTCTGACCATTGTGATATTTAATGTTTCAACCACATAGTGCTGTCCAACAAGAACTTAATTCTTCTGGTCAATAACTTGACGGTTTGGCTGGTAGACAGCTTATCTCTGAACCCACAACCCCAATGCTTAGTTAAACCTACAGTATGTTGCAGCGCAAATATCGGATGACAAGATTACTGAGAGGATAACAaagttaacaaaaaaagataacacagatcatgatttttttgttaaaaacatatttatatgGACCATATATAGGACAGATCCATTTCACTTCAAAGTGATAGCAGACCGACTCAGAGTGTTACTCGGACAATATCAAGGCCTTCTGGAATTTCAAAATTAAAGCGACTATTCCTTCGTTGGGTAGCTAGCTAGGTATTCagtaattatacaaaataagacCATTCTGCGCTTGACTTAAGCAAAATGGTCGTAAAGCTTACAAACATTAgccctgctaacgttaccataCAAATGTAACGTGAGTAGGACCGCTAACATTAACGTTTGTCAGACATTAGCAATGATCCGGAATCTCAGTTTACTCAAAACACATAAAAGATCTATTTGTGGAAACAATTAACTTGCACAGAGCAATGGTTAACGTCACTTATCCGAAAACAATTGTAATACAAAAGCATTTGAGGTTATGTAGCCAAAACATGGTGAACGTTACCGCTTCAGTCAATGCTAAAGCTATTGTTAGCCATCAAAGGTACGGTTGCCGACatgttattttatatttcaaGTAACGGTAGTTAACAATAAGTTAGCCCATCTGTTTTAGATAAATCATGTCACAGTATTGAGTGACACGTGACATCAAGTATTAAAACGTATTGTTAGATCAAAGCTGCGCGGATAATAGAatcaaaaaggagaaaaaagttTCAAGCAGCATCATATTAACACACAACGCTGATTACCGTCAGGCCTCCAGCGCCGTAACTAGCTGTAAAATTCATTCACAGATCACTACAGCTAGCTACCTAAAGAATGCTTAAGTTAATAAAACAAtggctgcatttaaaaaaaaataaaaaaaatagtattcCCTGAAGCATTAATTGTTTGGCacgcttagctagctagctaccacttGGACAATGTTTAGGCCGAAGAGCTAAACATGATGCCTGCACGCCGCGGCCTTAGCGGCGATCCAATGCCAACTCATTCACCACCATTACCGCTAGCTAACTACTTTAGCATGCTCGTAGCTATTCAACTAGCTAGCTCAACAATTAGCTGATACTTGTTTCAAAGCAAGTGCGTTCGCTCGTCACAACTGTCCATTCTGTAGCATATCATTACCCAGTTTATGTTCGGTGGATGCAGTCCCTGTGTAGAAAATGCCAGATAGCTGCACCCCTTCAATGTGGGAAACCAAACAATCGTTGAATATGCTAATCGTTAATGTTAGCCGACTACCTAATCCGCCATGATGGAGGAAGGTATCCCAAAATGCAATGCTGCGCGGTTTCAATGGCGGCGTCACTATCTCCTAGGCAACTACATGCTCCATAGTCGCAAACTGTAGGAAATGGCCAATAAGCTCCAATGCATAATCTCTATTATGTGCTTTTTGTCTTGATGTTATCATATGTATTATTAAATGTAGTGTAAAAAAACACTATCAGCATTGTTTGCAGTTGTGCAGACATTTTTTTGAGTGGAAGTGGACAATAAATCTTAAAAATGTCCCTCCGCTCCGCAGTTTGTAGAtagtctggcaaagcgagactaccatgggtgtattaagaagGGGGTAGACTACTCGGAGCCGAGATATCAGGATctacttttttttctaatttttctttttcttttcttcgtAAACATcagaataataaataatgtatgcCGAATTAAAGTTTTCTTGTCAGTTAATATGTCTTTACAGTCTATGCTTatgcttagctagctagctagttagttcAAGAATACTACAGTTATAAGGATCGACATTACAGTGATTATGTAGCTACAGCTTTTTACTGATGGCTCAAAAGATTCACTAACAGAGGCCACgggcgcagcagcagcagcagtggtgaTTCCCAGTTACCAGACTCAGTAGGAGAACGTCAGGTACGTAAAACACTCATCTGTAGCGACTCAATGTCAGCCACATAGCTATGTGTCAGCACTGTCAAGTATCAAAGCAGGATCAACCAGAAACCATCAAGACTTGGTGTATGAAATTTTGCTTACTAATTCAAGGCTGGGTAAACCTGTCTTGTTCATGTGGGTACCTACAGGAATTCCAGGAAATGAGAGAGTGGCTAAATTAGCAAAGGAGGCGGTCAAGAAaggaaataaatattaaaatgtcaaaatcagAGGGGAAAAGCATAGCATGGAGGGAAATTTCCAAACAGTGGCAACACTATTGGGATAGTGGGGGGGGGACACGAAATAAAGTAGGAGGAGTGAGAAACAGCTGGGGCTAACCGAAAACAATAAGTAATTTGCAGTCACAGCAGACTGAACAGTACCTTTTCTAATAGGAAAACACCCAACTGGACACTAGTCTGTCACAGACAGACGGTAGTGAAATCAGGACATGGCATGCTCCACCGTCCTGATTTCATGCAGGAAATACAATCAAGAAAGAGCGATCATGTTAAGCAGGACTACGTAAGTTGTAAGACCATAGACGCATAGGACCAGTGGAAATCAGGTTCAAAGATGTCCTTTAAAGTGGGGTTTCCGTAAATGGAATAATAGATGACGAGTAATTACCAGTATGAGGCACCAGAGTCTCTCTATGGCTCTGTAGGGAGGCAGTAATGCAACGCATAGGATGCCAACCTGATGCCAACTGCCGTAAAACCCAAAAGAAGTATTTGTGGAGACggtgcttttattctgaaggaaTCGCATCGGAAGTCTTAAAGTTGACGCTATAGCCGTGTATCCTGTATAGCTCTATGGTGTAGCTCTCTGTTCTCAACAAGGCGAGTGAGTCTCTTCAAAGATCCTCTGTCCGTCTCTGGTCTCACTTGCAGTGTTTACTTGAAAAGTCTTTATCAGCTAAAAGACATGAAGAAGAGATTTAACATCAACCTGGACGACTCCGCTTTCTCCAAAGAAAGAACACCGGTCGGTAATTTGCTAGAATTTA
This window encodes:
- the si:dkey-67c22.2 gene encoding serine/arginine repetitive matrix protein 2 — translated: MECALDIPSGDDEAPEKDEMNAKEGNEPPHKKNKKHRKHKSKKKKRKKKGEKESSSESGAESDAEPPPPPRAVRTTRASARLAAATGAGDPAGLKEECRRDVITDRADTEGDAKSKKHKRHAAKKKKKKRKKEEKQEKKSPSRSPSESSSASGSESEGEVGKGAADGKYSPAAASELQDPVSKLVSKSKRGEKPELLGVKKEEISDMDVSPSGGKGSNTNRSEKDMRSPSAGQDEITQTVTVNVKTEGSHADGTFSHAQELPDIIPKQEGATARDDPGLKDQANSVQRAKDRERDSSRSRSPSPPRGIDIKRSGSSHSRSPTSSPSRQHSDGQTAAAKKERSRTHSRSTSKGKRSTTPLKIRQLSRSLSRSLSPKSRRKSLTPSPKRAICQSRSTSRSLTPKKKSKSPRKSKSPKRRRCSLSVSPKRRRSSRSPKRKVSRSPKRGGRRSPSLSRSPRRSRRSESRPRGGTTHSRARSPRRGGAVGRRSRSRSITRNRRSISKSRRPVRRSRSRSPARRAGGRRSRSRSLSKRRRSPPPRSRRSRSRSTRRGRRTRSRSVVVLKRNRRSRSKSPRKRTRSKTPSSRRRSRSPARRNRSPPRSGKRSKSRSLSQRHRSKSHSPLPVKRKSKSPRKSGRRSKSKSVSVGLNRSKSRSESSDGQSDNSSPARSTSSSPVKQIKSSSPEAEQTAAESGGFKATAGAWKPMPSSDASSSDTLQEQPQTLSPNHDKEQRASSSNERDVSRSRSGSREPSTGPDGSDCSAGSDEEEVSSSPVKTASKHQKSSTSPRRSTSKSTSRRKQSRSKSPVRKRESVSPSERKKRRSKSRSPAWRRRSRSAARRKRSRSKSRTRIRRSKSRSPVRKRRSRSPNARGRRRSKSIDRSKRSKSRSTGRRKRSGDRSRRSRSRSSDRRRRSRSRGRGRRPVFRSRSFDRRDRWKREPSHSPVLILRKQRRSGSRTRRSTSKTPPRLTDLDKDQLLEIAKANAAAMCAKAGVPIPESLRPKAILQLPLPTPSPTPLSLPLPLPLPMGMGMPNMPNMPNMGQMGMSNIPGMPSMSNITMSAAMASMTAATMTAALTNMGALAAMPPLAPLPTITNKPPPCLVPPTPTLNLDHIEEAKRKVTQQANIHTIKELTEKCKMIANSKEEMAIAKPHVSDDES